A region of Subdoligranulum variabile DNA encodes the following proteins:
- the ilvB gene encoding biosynthetic-type acetolactate synthase large subunit produces MKLNGSQIFVEVLAEQGVDTLFGYPGGAVLNLYDELYKNSDRIHTVLTAHEQGASHAADGYARATGRTGVVLATSGPGATNLVTGIATAYMDSVPMVAFTGNVATTLLGRDSFQEAYIEGITMPITKHNYTVRRVEDLADTMRAAFRIAQQGRKGPVLVDIPKDVTAAVCEFTPKAPELIRTVTSYNEEDVKKAAEMINAAQRPVVYFGGGVRSAAGCQPLRDLLEKAGMPATYTLMAAGVLSYGEPHNLGLLGMHGCYTANKAIDEADLVIAVGTRFSDRVALNPDTFAKRAKIIQIDIDPSELGKNVAVDLSLTGDASYILQAILPYVEKTEHKLWMEQIRQWQKNDYKPVDSDTELKPHQMIAEICRQAGPEAVYVTDVGQHQMWAAQYLHHTKSRGFLTSGGLGTMGFGYGAAIGAQMALGRDARVIMLTGDGSFHMNLNEGCTAVSYGLPIITVIFNNQVLGMVRQWQTTFYGKRYSDTDPHRHTDFVKVAEGFGAKGYRATTPEEFKAAFADAMKQQGPSWIDCRIGKDEKVLPMIPGGGDINDIIME; encoded by the coding sequence ATGAAACTCAACGGTTCGCAGATCTTTGTTGAGGTCCTGGCAGAGCAGGGGGTCGATACCCTGTTCGGCTATCCCGGCGGCGCCGTCCTCAACCTCTACGACGAATTGTATAAGAATTCCGACCGCATCCACACCGTGCTGACCGCCCACGAGCAGGGCGCCTCCCACGCGGCGGACGGCTATGCCCGGGCCACCGGCCGCACCGGCGTGGTGCTGGCCACCAGCGGCCCCGGTGCCACCAATCTGGTCACCGGCATCGCCACCGCCTATATGGACAGCGTGCCCATGGTTGCCTTCACCGGCAACGTGGCCACCACATTGCTGGGCCGGGACTCCTTCCAGGAAGCCTACATCGAGGGCATCACGATGCCCATCACCAAGCACAACTACACGGTGCGCCGGGTGGAGGACCTGGCCGACACCATGCGGGCGGCTTTCCGCATCGCCCAGCAGGGCCGCAAGGGCCCGGTGCTGGTGGACATCCCCAAGGATGTGACTGCCGCCGTCTGCGAGTTCACCCCCAAGGCGCCGGAACTCATCCGCACCGTCACCAGTTACAATGAGGAGGACGTGAAGAAAGCGGCCGAGATGATCAACGCCGCCCAGCGTCCCGTCGTCTACTTCGGCGGCGGCGTCCGCAGCGCGGCGGGCTGCCAGCCCCTGCGGGACCTGCTGGAAAAGGCCGGTATGCCGGCCACCTACACCCTGATGGCCGCCGGCGTTCTCAGCTACGGCGAACCCCATAACCTGGGCCTGCTGGGCATGCACGGCTGCTACACCGCCAACAAGGCCATCGACGAGGCCGACCTGGTCATCGCCGTGGGCACCCGGTTCAGCGACCGGGTGGCGCTCAATCCCGACACCTTCGCCAAGCGGGCCAAGATCATCCAGATCGACATCGACCCCAGCGAGCTGGGCAAGAACGTGGCGGTGGACCTGAGCCTGACCGGCGACGCCAGCTACATTCTCCAGGCCATCCTTCCCTACGTGGAAAAGACCGAGCACAAGCTCTGGATGGAGCAGATCCGCCAGTGGCAGAAAAACGACTACAAGCCGGTGGACAGTGACACCGAACTCAAGCCCCACCAGATGATCGCCGAGATCTGCCGCCAGGCCGGTCCCGAGGCGGTCTACGTCACCGACGTGGGCCAGCATCAGATGTGGGCGGCCCAGTACCTGCACCACACCAAGAGCCGCGGCTTCCTCACCAGCGGCGGTCTGGGCACCATGGGCTTCGGCTACGGCGCGGCTATCGGCGCCCAGATGGCGCTGGGCCGGGACGCCCGGGTCATCATGCTCACCGGTGACGGTTCCTTCCACATGAACCTCAACGAGGGCTGCACCGCCGTCAGCTACGGCCTGCCCATCATCACGGTGATCTTCAACAACCAGGTGCTGGGCATGGTCCGCCAGTGGCAGACCACCTTCTACGGCAAGCGCTATTCTGACACCGACCCCCACCGCCACACCGATTTCGTCAAGGTGGCCGAGGGCTTCGGAGCCAAGGGATACCGCGCCACCACCCCGGAGGAATTCAAGGCGGCCTTTGCCGACGCCATGAAGCAACAGGGACCCAGCTGGATCGACTGCCGCATCGGCAAGGACGAGAAGGTGCTGCCCATGATCCCCGGCGGCGGCGACATCAACGATATCATCATGGAATGA
- a CDS encoding translation factor GTPase family protein has translation MKRLVVGLMAHVDSGKTTLAEGLLYRAGVLRKLGRVDHRDAFLDTDAQERARGITIFAKQAVLTLPASGDAEETELTLLDTPGHVDFSAEAERALRVLDYAVLVVSGTDGVQAHTETLWKLLARYRVPTFVFVNKMDLPGADAAVRLRELRGRFGDGCVDFTGEPDPEALALCSEPLMEEVLADGVPQHDTLVTAIARRQVFPCFFGAALRLDGLDRLLQGLQTLTRMPPVWPEFGARIFKISQDDAGTRLSWLKVTGGELPVKAVLPNGEKADALRLYNGSKFRLVSTACPGMVVAVAGPAATRPGQGLGAEADAEAPLLEPVLNYRADCPDADPHTLLKALQTLEDEDPQLHVAWRDDLAEVHVQLMGEVQLEILQTLLESRFGLKVSFHEGGILYKETITASVEGIGHYEPLRHYAEVHLLLEPGPRGSGVQLAADCPPDTLAENWQRLVLTHLAERTHPGVLTGAPLTDVKITLAAGKAHLKHTEGGDFRQATYRAVRQGLRTAQSKNAVQLLEPWYDFTLEVPADAIGRAMADIQRMCGTFEPPETLGDTARLTGRLPVATSRGYAREIAAYTHGLGRWAVLPAGYDACHNAEEVIAALGYDADADVENPADSVFCSHGAGYVVKWDEVPAKAHVDSGLARRLAPAGQAEAPEEEDSGARRRRADAYRGTLEQDKELLAIFERTYGKIRHRGENGTDAKKAARAALHTAPASAPAPAKPQPTGPDYLLVDGYNVIFAWDDLRRIAESNLDAARRRLMDILCNYAGYKRCVPILVFDAYKVRGGVREVEKFHNLYVVYTQEAETADMYIERATHELAKERRTRVVSSDGAEQVIVLGHGALRVSARAFAEEVAAVEKEIREFLQQ, from the coding sequence ATGAAACGTTTGGTGGTAGGTCTGATGGCCCACGTGGACAGCGGGAAGACGACGCTGGCCGAGGGGCTTTTGTACCGCGCGGGAGTGCTGCGCAAGCTGGGCAGGGTGGACCACCGGGACGCGTTTCTGGATACCGACGCCCAGGAGCGGGCGCGGGGCATTACGATCTTTGCCAAGCAGGCGGTACTGACGCTGCCCGCGTCCGGTGACGCCGAGGAGACCGAGCTGACCCTGCTGGACACGCCGGGGCATGTGGATTTTTCCGCCGAAGCGGAGCGCGCCCTACGGGTGCTGGATTATGCGGTGCTGGTGGTCAGCGGCACCGATGGCGTGCAGGCTCACACCGAAACCCTGTGGAAGCTGCTGGCCCGTTACCGGGTGCCCACCTTTGTGTTTGTGAACAAGATGGATCTGCCGGGAGCTGACGCCGCCGTGCGGCTGCGGGAGCTGCGGGGACGGTTCGGGGACGGCTGTGTGGATTTCACCGGCGAACCCGACCCGGAAGCCCTGGCGCTCTGCAGCGAACCGCTGATGGAGGAAGTGCTGGCCGACGGCGTACCGCAGCACGATACATTGGTGACGGCCATCGCCCGGCGGCAGGTATTTCCCTGTTTCTTCGGTGCGGCGCTGCGGCTGGACGGCCTGGACCGGCTGCTGCAGGGCCTGCAGACGCTGACCCGGATGCCGCCGGTCTGGCCGGAATTCGGCGCCCGGATATTCAAGATCAGCCAGGACGACGCCGGCACCCGGCTGAGCTGGCTGAAAGTCACCGGCGGTGAACTGCCGGTGAAAGCGGTGCTGCCAAACGGCGAGAAAGCGGACGCCCTGCGGTTGTACAACGGCAGCAAGTTCCGCCTGGTGAGTACAGCCTGTCCCGGCATGGTGGTAGCCGTGGCCGGCCCCGCCGCCACCCGCCCCGGCCAGGGGTTGGGTGCCGAGGCGGACGCCGAAGCGCCGCTGCTGGAGCCGGTTCTCAACTACCGGGCGGACTGTCCCGATGCCGACCCGCACACCCTGCTGAAAGCCCTGCAGACCCTGGAGGACGAGGACCCGCAGCTGCATGTAGCCTGGCGGGACGATCTGGCCGAGGTGCACGTGCAGCTCATGGGCGAAGTGCAGCTGGAGATCCTGCAGACGCTGCTGGAGAGCCGTTTCGGGCTGAAGGTCAGTTTCCACGAGGGCGGTATTCTATATAAAGAAACGATCACTGCATCGGTGGAGGGCATCGGTCATTATGAGCCGCTGCGCCATTATGCCGAGGTGCATCTGCTGCTGGAGCCGGGGCCCCGGGGCAGCGGCGTGCAGCTGGCGGCAGACTGTCCGCCCGACACGCTGGCGGAAAACTGGCAGCGGCTGGTCCTGACCCATCTGGCGGAGCGTACCCATCCCGGGGTACTCACCGGGGCGCCGCTCACCGATGTGAAGATCACCCTGGCGGCGGGCAAAGCCCACCTGAAACATACCGAAGGCGGCGATTTCCGCCAGGCCACCTACCGCGCCGTGCGGCAGGGGCTGCGGACGGCCCAGAGCAAAAACGCCGTACAGCTGCTGGAGCCCTGGTATGATTTCACACTGGAGGTGCCGGCCGACGCCATCGGCCGGGCCATGGCGGACATCCAGCGGATGTGCGGCACCTTTGAGCCGCCCGAAACGCTGGGCGATACCGCCCGCCTCACCGGACGCTTGCCGGTAGCCACCTCCCGGGGCTATGCCCGGGAGATCGCCGCCTACACCCACGGCCTGGGCCGCTGGGCGGTGCTGCCCGCCGGATACGATGCCTGCCACAACGCCGAGGAGGTCATTGCGGCGCTGGGGTACGACGCCGACGCCGACGTGGAGAATCCCGCCGATTCGGTGTTCTGTTCCCACGGCGCCGGGTATGTGGTGAAGTGGGACGAGGTGCCCGCCAAAGCCCACGTGGACAGCGGACTGGCCCGACGTCTGGCTCCCGCCGGGCAGGCGGAAGCACCCGAAGAGGAGGACAGCGGGGCACGTCGCCGCCGGGCCGACGCCTACCGCGGCACTCTGGAGCAGGACAAGGAGCTGCTGGCCATCTTTGAGCGCACCTACGGCAAGATCAGGCACCGGGGCGAGAACGGCACCGATGCCAAGAAGGCCGCCCGGGCGGCGCTGCACACCGCCCCGGCCAGTGCTCCGGCACCGGCCAAGCCCCAGCCCACCGGGCCGGATTACCTGCTGGTGGACGGATACAATGTGATCTTTGCCTGGGACGATCTGCGGCGCATCGCCGAGAGCAACCTGGACGCTGCCCGCCGCCGGCTGATGGACATCCTTTGCAACTATGCCGGGTACAAGCGGTGTGTGCCCATTCTGGTGTTCGACGCCTACAAGGTGCGGGGCGGCGTGCGGGAGGTGGAGAAATTCCACAATCTGTATGTAGTCTACACCCAGGAGGCCGAGACTGCCGACATGTACATCGAGCGGGCCACCCACGAGCTGGCGAAGGAGCGCCGTACCCGGGTGGTGAGCAGCGACGGGGCCGAACAGGTCATCGTACTGGGGCACGGCGCGTTGCGGGTGTCGGCCCGGGCCTTTGCCGAGGAGGTCGCCGCCGTGGAGAAAGAGATCCGGGAATTTTTGCAGCAATAA
- the ilvA gene encoding threonine ammonia-lyase, producing the protein MLTLDKIYHAKFILKQIARKTDLIAAPRLCPGTDLYLKTENLQVTGSFKVRGAYYKISQLTEAERAKGVIACSAGNHAQGVALAATRMGIKSVVCMPDGAPIMKVESTKRLGAEVELVKGTYDDAHDRAVELQQETGMTFIHPYDDELVIAGQGTIGLEILDQLPDVDAVIVPVGGGGLISGVAFAIKSLRPEVKVYGVQAAGAPSMARAFHDHHYETLDRVDTFADGIAVKTPGELTYQMVENYVDDVVTVSEDEIAAAILSLMENQKLVAEGAGATPVAAALFGKLPLAGKKVVCLISGGNIDVNILSRVITRGLVMSGRKANLMIALEDKPGQLTLVSDIISACGANVVSVHHDRSDANMAITSCFLKLGLETRNAAQIEEIKQRLTEAGFELVSERV; encoded by the coding sequence ATGCTCACACTGGATAAGATCTATCACGCCAAATTCATTCTCAAGCAGATCGCGCGCAAGACCGACCTCATCGCCGCCCCGCGGCTTTGCCCCGGCACCGATCTGTACCTCAAGACGGAGAACCTGCAGGTGACCGGCAGCTTCAAGGTGCGCGGCGCCTACTACAAGATCAGCCAGCTCACCGAGGCGGAGCGGGCCAAGGGTGTCATTGCCTGCTCGGCGGGCAACCATGCCCAGGGTGTGGCGCTGGCCGCCACCCGCATGGGCATCAAGAGCGTGGTCTGCATGCCGGACGGCGCCCCCATCATGAAGGTGGAGAGCACCAAGCGGCTGGGGGCCGAGGTGGAACTGGTCAAAGGCACCTACGACGATGCCCATGACCGGGCGGTGGAGCTCCAGCAGGAGACAGGCATGACCTTCATCCATCCCTACGATGACGAACTGGTCATTGCGGGGCAGGGGACCATCGGTCTGGAGATCCTGGACCAGCTGCCCGATGTGGACGCGGTCATCGTGCCGGTGGGGGGCGGCGGCCTGATCTCCGGTGTAGCCTTTGCCATCAAGAGTCTGCGCCCCGAAGTCAAGGTCTACGGTGTACAGGCGGCGGGTGCTCCCAGCATGGCGCGGGCCTTCCACGATCACCACTACGAAACACTGGACCGTGTGGACACCTTTGCGGACGGCATCGCCGTCAAGACGCCCGGCGAGCTGACCTACCAGATGGTGGAAAACTACGTGGACGATGTGGTCACGGTCAGTGAGGATGAGATCGCCGCGGCCATTCTCTCGCTGATGGAAAACCAGAAGCTGGTGGCGGAGGGCGCCGGTGCCACGCCGGTGGCGGCGGCCCTCTTCGGCAAGCTGCCGCTGGCGGGCAAAAAGGTGGTCTGCCTGATCTCGGGGGGCAACATCGACGTGAATATCCTCTCCCGGGTCATCACCCGCGGGCTGGTCATGAGCGGCCGCAAAGCCAACCTGATGATCGCCCTGGAGGACAAACCCGGTCAGCTGACGCTGGTCAGTGACATCATTTCGGCCTGCGGAGCCAACGTGGTCAGCGTTCACCACGATCGGTCGGACGCCAACATGGCCATTACCAGCTGCTTCCTCAAGCTGGGGCTGGAGACCCGCAACGCCGCCCAGATCGAGGAAATCAAGCAGCGCCTCACCGAAGCCGGTTTTGAACTGGTCAGCGAGCGCGTATAA
- the ilvC gene encoding ketol-acid reductoisomerase — protein sequence MAINKYYDSDCNLGMLDGKTVAVIGFGSQGHAHSENLAESGVNVVVGLRKGSSHWEKASEFAATHPNFKVMEVEEAAKAGDIVMMLVPDELCADIYNRQIAPYMTEGKALAFAHGFNIHFKTITPPKNVDVIMIAPKGPGHIVRRLYTEGEGCPSLICVEQDYTGKAKDLALAYASGIGAGRAGILETTFKEETETDLFGEQAVLCGGVCELIHAGFDTLVEAGYAPEMAYFETCHEMKLIVDLINEGGFDKMRYSISNTAEYGDYRTGKRLITAETRKEMKKVLQEIQDGTFASEFLTEMSPNGGRKVHFLAERRMQSEHLIEKVGKELRQMMSWLKK from the coding sequence ATGGCTATCAACAAGTACTACGATTCCGACTGCAACCTCGGCATGCTCGATGGCAAGACCGTCGCCGTCATCGGCTTCGGTTCTCAGGGCCACGCCCATTCCGAAAACCTGGCCGAAAGCGGCGTCAACGTCGTGGTCGGTCTGCGCAAAGGCTCCAGCCACTGGGAGAAGGCCTCTGAATTTGCCGCCACCCATCCCAACTTCAAGGTCATGGAAGTGGAAGAGGCTGCCAAGGCCGGCGACATCGTCATGATGCTCGTGCCCGATGAACTGTGCGCCGACATCTACAACCGCCAGATCGCCCCCTACATGACCGAAGGCAAGGCCCTGGCCTTTGCCCACGGCTTCAACATCCATTTCAAGACCATCACCCCGCCGAAGAATGTGGACGTCATCATGATCGCCCCCAAGGGCCCCGGTCACATCGTCCGCCGTCTGTACACCGAGGGTGAGGGCTGCCCGTCCCTGATCTGCGTGGAGCAGGATTACACCGGCAAGGCCAAGGATCTGGCCCTGGCCTATGCTTCCGGCATCGGCGCCGGCCGTGCGGGCATCCTGGAGACCACCTTCAAGGAGGAGACCGAGACCGACCTCTTCGGCGAGCAGGCTGTGCTGTGCGGCGGTGTCTGCGAGCTCATCCATGCCGGCTTCGACACCCTGGTGGAAGCGGGCTACGCGCCGGAGATGGCTTACTTCGAGACCTGCCATGAGATGAAGCTCATCGTCGACCTGATCAACGAGGGCGGCTTCGACAAGATGCGCTACTCCATCTCCAACACTGCCGAGTACGGCGACTACCGCACCGGCAAGCGCCTGATCACCGCCGAGACCCGCAAGGAGATGAAGAAGGTCCTGCAGGAGATCCAGGACGGCACCTTTGCCTCCGAATTCCTCACCGAGATGAGCCCCAACGGCGGCCGTAAGGTCCACTTCCTGGCGGAGCGCCGCATGCAGTCCGAGCACCTCATCGAGAAGGTGGGCAAGGAACTGCGTCAGATGATGAGCTGGCTGAAGAAGTAA
- a CDS encoding desulfoferrodoxin family protein, giving the protein MELKYFICEHCGNIITMVEDKGVPVFCCGQKMTPLVPGTVEAAHEKHIPVYTVDNGVVHVTVGSVEHPMMDEHYIPWISLQTKQGSQIKHLKPGEAPKADFALTAGDEVVAVYAYCNLHGLWKA; this is encoded by the coding sequence ATGGAACTGAAATACTTTATCTGCGAGCACTGCGGCAACATCATCACGATGGTGGAGGACAAGGGTGTCCCGGTATTCTGCTGCGGTCAGAAGATGACTCCGCTGGTGCCCGGCACCGTGGAGGCTGCCCATGAGAAGCACATCCCGGTTTACACCGTCGACAATGGCGTCGTGCATGTGACGGTGGGCAGCGTGGAGCATCCCATGATGGACGAGCATTACATCCCCTGGATTTCGCTGCAGACCAAGCAGGGCAGCCAGATCAAGCATCTGAAGCCCGGCGAGGCCCCCAAGGCGGATTTCGCCCTGACGGCCGGCGACGAGGTCGTGGCTGTCTACGCCTACTGCAACCTGCATGGTCTGTGGAAGGCTTGA
- the rd gene encoding rubredoxin: protein MKKYACPCGYVYDPAVGDPDNGIAPGTAWEDVPADWVCPVCGLGKDSFTEE, encoded by the coding sequence ATGAAGAAGTATGCCTGCCCCTGTGGCTATGTGTATGATCCCGCCGTCGGTGATCCCGACAATGGCATCGCCCCCGGCACTGCCTGGGAGGATGTCCCCGCTGATTGGGTCTGCCCCGTCTGCGGTCTGGGCAAGGATTCCTTCACCGAGGAATAA
- a CDS encoding ATP-binding protein, with product MQRMEWLARLDALVVFRNLLDTALLRALRAALAAEECDLGGTVAAFEAVLFARGTNWTDALLDAVLEDENLCLRTAAGGDAGPVLEKALTGELDFLQALGRASLDDLCHGAPDYLPRWETTPDADFHAAYAARRAAVGQKGYGIFARHHVFTLEDGHLVPVRYPDPQRLSELPGYEREREKVIANTRALLEGKPTNNVLLYGDAGTGKSSTVKAIANEFAPDGLRLIEVKKNQLYQIPALMDDLAKNPLKFILFIDDLSFTANDDNFAALKAILEGSVGGRSHNVAVYATSNRRHLVKESMSDRSGDDLHASDTRQELMSLAARFGLTVTFQQPDKERFDTILLELARQYGVQMPSDQLFIKGSAFALRAGGRSPRVAKQFIEMLAGGVKV from the coding sequence ATGCAACGTATGGAATGGCTGGCACGTCTGGATGCTCTGGTGGTGTTCCGCAATCTGCTGGACACGGCGCTCCTGCGTGCGCTGCGCGCGGCACTGGCCGCGGAGGAATGTGATCTGGGCGGCACGGTGGCCGCTTTTGAGGCGGTACTGTTTGCCCGCGGCACCAACTGGACCGACGCCCTGCTGGACGCCGTGCTGGAGGATGAGAACCTCTGTCTGCGCACGGCAGCGGGAGGCGATGCGGGGCCGGTGCTGGAAAAGGCCCTGACCGGAGAGCTGGACTTCCTGCAGGCGCTGGGCCGGGCAAGCCTGGACGACCTGTGCCACGGTGCGCCGGACTATCTGCCCCGGTGGGAGACCACCCCGGATGCCGACTTCCACGCCGCCTACGCGGCACGGCGGGCGGCGGTGGGCCAGAAGGGCTACGGCATCTTTGCCCGGCATCACGTCTTCACGCTGGAGGACGGGCATCTGGTGCCGGTGCGGTACCCCGATCCCCAGCGGCTGAGCGAACTGCCCGGCTATGAGCGGGAGCGGGAAAAGGTCATTGCCAACACCCGGGCGCTGCTGGAGGGTAAACCCACCAACAACGTGCTGCTCTACGGCGATGCAGGCACCGGCAAGTCCAGCACGGTGAAGGCCATCGCCAACGAGTTTGCCCCCGACGGGCTGCGGCTCATCGAAGTGAAGAAGAACCAGCTGTATCAGATCCCCGCCCTGATGGATGATCTGGCGAAGAATCCCCTGAAGTTCATCCTCTTCATCGACGACCTGAGCTTTACCGCCAACGACGACAACTTTGCGGCGCTGAAAGCCATTCTGGAGGGCAGCGTGGGCGGCCGCAGCCACAACGTGGCGGTGTATGCCACCAGCAACCGGCGGCATCTTGTGAAAGAATCCATGTCGGATCGCAGCGGCGACGACCTGCACGCCTCGGACACCCGCCAGGAGCTCATGAGCCTGGCGGCCCGCTTCGGCCTGACGGTCACCTTCCAGCAGCCCGACAAGGAGCGGTTCGACACCATTCTGCTGGAACTGGCCCGCCAGTACGGCGTCCAGATGCCCAGCGACCAGCTCTTCATCAAAGGGTCGGCCTTCGCCCTGCGGGCGGGGGGCCGAAGCCCCCGGGTGGCCAAGCAGTTCATCGAGATGCTGGCCGGCGGCGTGAAGGTGTAA
- the ilvN gene encoding acetolactate synthase small subunit, with product MDSMQQNNASQRRVISLLVDNQNGVLARVASLFCRRGFNIDSLTVSATNDPKISRITVTLHGNEQEVSQLILQTERLEVTRQIFELTPEKSLQRELLLLKVACTNQNRAELREISSIYKAKIIDLSPDSMVFELTGKPDKIDAFLTMFGGYEILELCRTGVTALERGGKHQHMQKPVQEVREAQLPLPGTHCPQE from the coding sequence ATGGATTCTATGCAGCAAAACAATGCCAGCCAGCGGCGGGTCATCAGCCTGCTGGTGGACAACCAGAACGGTGTTCTGGCGCGGGTGGCCAGCCTGTTCTGCCGCCGCGGCTTCAACATCGACAGCCTGACGGTTTCCGCCACCAACGATCCCAAGATCAGCCGCATCACGGTGACGCTGCACGGCAACGAGCAGGAAGTCAGCCAGCTGATCCTTCAGACCGAGCGGCTGGAAGTCACCCGTCAGATCTTTGAACTGACCCCCGAGAAGAGCCTGCAGCGGGAACTGCTGCTGCTCAAGGTGGCCTGCACCAACCAGAACCGGGCCGAACTGCGGGAGATCTCCAGCATCTACAAAGCCAAGATCATCGACCTTTCGCCGGACAGTATGGTCTTTGAACTCACCGGCAAGCCGGACAAGATCGATGCGTTCCTGACCATGTTCGGCGGCTACGAGATCCTGGAACTCTGCCGCACCGGCGTCACGGCGCTGGAGCGGGGCGGCAAGCACCAGCACATGCAGAAGCCGGTGCAGGAAGTCCGGGAAGCCCAGCTGCCGCTGCCCGGCACCCACTGCCCTCAGGAGTGA
- the gdhA gene encoding NADP-specific glutamate dehydrogenase, with protein sequence MSITNEYLKGVYDGLVQRNPEQKEFLQAAEEVLESLEPVIAAHPEYEKAGLIERMVEPERVVMFRVPWVDDNGKVQVNRGYRVQFNSAIGPYKGGLRFHPSVNLSIIKFLGFEQCFKNSLTGLPMGGGKGGADFDPHGKSDGEVMRFCQSFMTELYRHIGPDTDVPAGDIGVGGREVGYLFGQYKRIRNEFTGVLTGKGIPFGGSLARTEATGYGLCYFADEMLKANGKSFQGAKVVISGSGNVAIYANQKATQLGGKVIAMSDSNGYIVDENGIDYKVMQEIKEVKRARIKTYLDYVPTAKYVEGSQGIWTVACDIALPCATQNELPLEGAKALVANGCYAVAEGANMPSTPEAIAYLQANNVLFAPAKASNAGGVATSGLEMSQNSLRLGWTFEEVDQRLHDIMVNIYKNAAAAAEEYGCKGNLVAGANIAGFLKIASAMMSQGIV encoded by the coding sequence ATGTCGATTACGAATGAGTACCTCAAGGGCGTCTATGACGGCCTGGTCCAGCGCAACCCCGAGCAGAAAGAGTTCCTGCAGGCGGCCGAGGAAGTCCTCGAAAGCCTGGAACCCGTCATTGCCGCCCATCCCGAGTACGAGAAGGCCGGTCTGATCGAGCGTATGGTCGAGCCCGAGCGCGTTGTGATGTTCCGCGTGCCCTGGGTCGATGACAACGGCAAGGTCCAGGTCAACCGTGGCTACCGTGTGCAGTTCAACTCTGCCATCGGTCCCTACAAAGGCGGCCTGCGGTTCCATCCCAGCGTCAACCTGTCCATCATCAAGTTCCTGGGCTTTGAGCAGTGCTTCAAGAACAGCCTGACCGGTCTGCCCATGGGCGGCGGCAAGGGCGGCGCCGACTTCGATCCCCATGGCAAGTCCGACGGCGAGGTCATGCGTTTCTGCCAGAGCTTCATGACCGAGCTGTACCGCCACATCGGTCCCGACACCGACGTGCCCGCCGGTGATATCGGCGTGGGCGGCCGTGAAGTGGGCTACCTGTTCGGCCAGTACAAGCGCATCCGCAACGAGTTTACCGGCGTGCTCACCGGCAAGGGCATTCCTTTCGGCGGTTCCCTGGCCCGCACCGAAGCCACCGGCTACGGTCTGTGCTACTTTGCCGACGAGATGCTCAAGGCCAACGGCAAGAGCTTCCAGGGCGCCAAGGTGGTCATCTCCGGTTCCGGCAACGTGGCCATCTACGCCAACCAGAAGGCTACCCAGCTGGGCGGCAAGGTCATCGCTATGAGCGACTCCAACGGCTACATCGTGGATGAGAACGGCATCGACTACAAGGTCATGCAGGAGATCAAGGAAGTCAAGCGTGCCCGCATCAAGACCTACCTGGATTACGTTCCCACCGCCAAGTACGTGGAGGGCAGCCAGGGCATCTGGACCGTTGCCTGCGACATCGCCCTGCCCTGCGCCACCCAGAACGAGCTGCCGCTGGAAGGTGCCAAGGCGCTCGTTGCCAACGGCTGCTACGCCGTGGCCGAAGGCGCCAACATGCCTTCCACCCCGGAGGCCATCGCCTACCTGCAGGCCAACAACGTGCTGTTTGCACCCGCCAAGGCGTCCAACGCCGGCGGTGTGGCTACCTCCGGTCTGGAGATGAGCCAGAACTCCCTGCGTCTGGGCTGGACCTTCGAGGAGGTCGATCAGCGCCTGCACGACATCATGGTCAACATCTACAAGAACGCTGCCGCTGCCGCCGAGGAATACGGCTGCAAGGGCAACCTGGTGGCCGGCGCCAACATCGCGGGCTTCCTGAAGATCGCCTCCGCCATGATGAGCCAGGGCATCGTCTGA